DNA from Hwangdonia lutea:
AATATTTCATTAAATATAAAATGGGAGCAAAGGTTTCGTGCTGTACGATTTCAAAATGGTTTTCAGCTTCAACAATGGCTGGTTTTACATAGCATCCGCTTTCATAACCTTCACCTTCTAAAACACCACCTTCAACTAAAACGTTTCCGCCTTCGGCTTTTGCTTTTTCAATGGCAGCCAAATAGGTGTTTACGGCATCTTTATCGATTAGTGGCCCAATATGATTTTTTTCGTCTAACGGATTTCCAATCGTTAATTGTTTGTAAGCACCAACAATGGCATCTTTAACTTTATTGTAAACCGAATCGTGAATGATTAAACGACGTGTTGATGTACAGCGTTGTCCGCAAGTGCCCACAGCACCAAATACAGCACCGGGAACAATGACTTTTAAATCGGCCGATGGTGTGATGATAATGGCATTGTTTCCGCCCAATTCCAAAAGGGATTTGCCAAAACGTTCGGCCACTGTTTTTCCAACAATACGTCCCATTCTGGTGGAACCGGTTGCCGAGACCAACGCGATTTTATTATCGGTGGTCATAAACTCACCCACTCTGTAATCGCCATTTATAATACACGAAATGCCTTCGGGCAAGTTATTGTCTTTTAAGATTTCGGCAATAATATTTTGACAGGCCACAGCGCATAACGGTGTTTTTTCTGAAGCTTTCCAAACACAAACATCACCACAAATCCACGCTAAAGCGGTGTTCCACGCCCAAACAGCGACTGGAAAGTTAAATGCCGAAATAATGCCCACCACACCAATGGGATGCCATTGTTCGCGCATAACGTGCCCCGGACGTTCAGACGGGATGGTTTGGCCATTTAGCTGTCGTGATAAACCAACAGCAAAATCGCAGATATCAATCATTTCCTGCACTTCGCCGTAGCCTTCTTGCAGGGATTTGCCCATTTCGTAAGACACCAATTTACCTAATGGCTCTTTTAATTCACGCAGTTTGTTTCCAAATTGGCGTACAATTTCTCCGCGTTGTGGTGCTGGTATGTCCCTCCAAGTTTTAAAAGCCTTGGTTGCCGCATCCATCACTTTATCGTAATCTGCTTTTGTGGTCGTTTTTACTTTTCCAATTAATTTTCCGTCAACTGGCGAATACGACTCAATTATTTCGCCGTTGGAAAAATGATTTGACCCTGTTGATGTGCCATCATTTACAGCATCTATCCCCAATGTTTTTAGCGTTTCTTCAATTCCGAAATCAGTTATCACCGCTCTCATATATTTTTGTTTTAATATTATTATTCAAATTATTTGCGAATATACTAATTTCTAGGGTTTGTTTTCCTCAATTTTATATTTAAATACTATCTTTAAAACCATTCAATACATCTAAATCATTATGAAAAAAATTATCTTTTTATGGTCTGTTTTATTCGTTTTCAGCGCTTGTAAAAATGTTGAAAATAATACTGAAGAAACCACCAAAATGCCAAAACAAGAATTTGCTATAATCATTCACGGAGGTGCGGGCACGATTTTAAAAAAGAACATGTCTGCCGAAATGGAAAGCGCTTACAAACAGAAATTAGAAGAAGCCATTCGCGTGGGTTATAATATTTTGAAAAACGGCGGAAGCAGTTTGGATGCCGTAACCAAAACCATAAATGTTATGGAGGATTCGCCGCTTTTTAATGCTGGGAAAGGTGCTGTTTTTTCAAATGAAGGAACCAACGAACACGATGCCTCGATAATGGATGGAAACACTTTGAATGCAGGTGCTTCCGCTGGAACAACAACCGTTAAAAACCCCATTGATTTGGCGCGAGCCGTAATGGACAAATCGCCTCATGTAATGCTCTCTGGAAAAGGTGCGGATGCCTTTGCTAAAGAACAAAATTTGCAAATTGTTGACCCAGATTATTTTTATACCGAAAGACGATTTAAATCCCTTCAAAACATAAAAGATAAAGAAAAAACAGAATTGGATCACGATACTAAAGTGTCATTTTACGATGCCGATATTAAAGATGCAAAATTTGGAACGGTAGGTTGTGCGGCACTCGATAAAAACGGGAATTTAGCTTCTGGAACTTCAACAGGCGGCATGACCAACAAACGCTGGGGGCGCATTGGCGATTCGCCCATAATTGGGGCTGGCACTTATGCCAATAATAACACCTGCGCCGTATCGAGCACGGGTTGGGGCGAGTATTTTATTCGTGGTATGGTGGCTTACGATATTTCTGCGCTTATGGAGTACAAAGGCTTGTCGCTTAAAGAAGCTTCAAAGGAAGTCATTCAAAATAAACTGACTAAACTTGGTGGCACCGGTGGTATTGTTGCCATTGACATAAATGGGAATATGGTAGCCGAATTCAATACAGCTGGGATGTACCGTGCGACTATGGACGATAAAGGCGAATTGACTATCGGGATTTATGAACAATAAACTATGGGATTATAGGTTTATTGACTGATTTTTATAAATGCAAAAAACCCACCCCTAGCACCTCCAAGGAGGGGAATTTTCAAAAAAATGAAAGTAGATTGTAATTAAAAAACCCCATAAACCTTTCTCTTTTTGGTGGGGAACAATTTAGAAATATGATTAAGTTATTTTTAAAAATTTATAATTTATATTATTAAAGAAAAGCAAAATTCTAAAACTTAGCACAATGTTTTTCCCCTCCTTGGAGGGGATTAAGGGGTGGGTCATAAAATGAGAAAAATAATTCCATATAATCCAGATTTAGTTCCGCTTGCCAAAAATCTTCGCAACAACATGACTGTGGGAGAAATAGCTTTATGGCGTGAAATAAAGGCTAAAAAAATTGGTGCAAGATTCAGTAGGCAAATCCCTATAGATAATTTTATAGTTGATTTTTATTGTAAAGATCTTGGGTTAGCTATTGAAGTAGATGGTTCAATTCACTTTGAAGAAGGCCATCAAGAAAATGATGCTAAGAGGCAAAAGCGCATAGAATCGTTTGGAATTACAATGATTAGGTTTAGAGATTTGGATGTTAAAAATAATCTTAGTTGGGTGTTGACAGAAATTGAGAAAACCATTGAGGAATTAAAAACCCACCCCTAGCCCCTCCAAGGAGGGGAATTCTCAAACTAAAAAATGACTTAAGTTTATCTTTAAATATCCTAAAATCATTCCCCTTCAAAAAGGGAATCATTTTCATATATTGTTAATATTTCGCATATTAAAGTAAAGCTTACAATGTCTTACTGTTTCAAAAAAAGTTGGGTATAATAATACTGTCCCACATCATTTTTAACGGCACTAATGCCAATATGTGTAAAATCGCCTTCAATATTTTCGCGATGCCCTGTGCTATTTAACCAAGCTTCCATAACGTCTTTTGCAGACCTTTGTTTGGCAGCAACATTTTCGCCTACGCTTTTAGCGTTTTCCTCATCAAACAATCTGTCGGCTCTGTCATCAAAATTGTCATGACTAATATCGTTTTGCGTTATCATATAGCGGGTGTGTTCTTCGGCTAATTGGCTGGCTAGATAATTTGTAGCAAGTGGTTCTTTACCAATAACTGCCCGATGAGCATTAACTAATTGGAATATGTTTTCTTTAATGGTAAGTGCTTCACGCTTTTCAATATCTTCAGCGGAATCATTCTTGGAGCATGAAACCGTACATGATAATACGGCAAAGTACAATAAAACAAACCAGTTTCTTAAATAATAGGTTTTCATAAAAATCGATTTTGGGTATTTCAATATACGTTTATTGTTCATTTTATGGTTACGAAGAGGCAAAAATTCTAATGATAATTTAAAAATACGTGACGTTTATCGGCAATCTAAATAACAAATTTCGGTTTTTGGCCCTAAACTCAAAATGAAACGATTGAAACATCTATACGCTCCCCTCGAGATAGTTCGTTTTCAAGAAATTTTTTATTTTCGAAACTTCAGCCTAAAAACCTTAAGACTTATTTAACATTTTTAAAAAGCCTAAACACCAAAAATTGAACGTAACTTTATTAACGAGAAACATCGTATGCGAAAAATATCTTTATCCTACAAAAGCTATTTCGATGTTACATTTGACAGATAATATCATTAAGGATCTACAAATGAAACTGCTTACGCTTTCTTTTTTAGTTATTTTGTTCATTTAAATCCATCAATCTATGTCATTAAAAAAGCTTTTTGCTTTCGTATTGATTCTTGCGTTAGCGGCATCTTGTAAAAAGAAAGTAGTAGAAACCGATAATCTTTTCAAATTTCGAGATTACATAAGTTACACCACATCGGGAATCACATCGGTTGCAAATCCCATTCAAATTAATTTAGCTAACGAGGTTGATGGTTGGGAAACGGGAGCAGAAATCACCGATAAAATCGTGAGCATAAAACCGCATGTTGAAGGCAAATTAACGGTTGCCAACAAACACACTTTGCTTTTTACGCCCGATGAACATTTAGAGCCCGCAACAGAATATACCGTAACGGTAAAACTTGCCGATATTTATAAAAACATGCCCGATGGTTTTAAGGAT
Protein-coding regions in this window:
- a CDS encoding CAP domain-containing protein translates to MKTYYLRNWFVLLYFAVLSCTVSCSKNDSAEDIEKREALTIKENIFQLVNAHRAVIGKEPLATNYLASQLAEEHTRYMITQNDISHDNFDDRADRLFDEENAKSVGENVAAKQRSAKDVMEAWLNSTGHRENIEGDFTHIGISAVKNDVGQYYYTQLFLKQ
- a CDS encoding isoaspartyl peptidase/L-asparaginase family protein; the protein is MKKIIFLWSVLFVFSACKNVENNTEETTKMPKQEFAIIIHGGAGTILKKNMSAEMESAYKQKLEEAIRVGYNILKNGGSSLDAVTKTINVMEDSPLFNAGKGAVFSNEGTNEHDASIMDGNTLNAGASAGTTTVKNPIDLARAVMDKSPHVMLSGKGADAFAKEQNLQIVDPDYFYTERRFKSLQNIKDKEKTELDHDTKVSFYDADIKDAKFGTVGCAALDKNGNLASGTSTGGMTNKRWGRIGDSPIIGAGTYANNNTCAVSSTGWGEYFIRGMVAYDISALMEYKGLSLKEASKEVIQNKLTKLGGTGGIVAIDINGNMVAEFNTAGMYRATMDDKGELTIGIYEQ
- a CDS encoding endonuclease domain-containing protein, translating into MRKIIPYNPDLVPLAKNLRNNMTVGEIALWREIKAKKIGARFSRQIPIDNFIVDFYCKDLGLAIEVDGSIHFEEGHQENDAKRQKRIESFGITMIRFRDLDVKNNLSWVLTEIEKTIEELKTHP
- the amaB gene encoding L-piperidine-6-carboxylate dehydrogenase, yielding MRAVITDFGIEETLKTLGIDAVNDGTSTGSNHFSNGEIIESYSPVDGKLIGKVKTTTKADYDKVMDAATKAFKTWRDIPAPQRGEIVRQFGNKLRELKEPLGKLVSYEMGKSLQEGYGEVQEMIDICDFAVGLSRQLNGQTIPSERPGHVMREQWHPIGVVGIISAFNFPVAVWAWNTALAWICGDVCVWKASEKTPLCAVACQNIIAEILKDNNLPEGISCIINGDYRVGEFMTTDNKIALVSATGSTRMGRIVGKTVAERFGKSLLELGGNNAIIITPSADLKVIVPGAVFGAVGTCGQRCTSTRRLIIHDSVYNKVKDAIVGAYKQLTIGNPLDEKNHIGPLIDKDAVNTYLAAIEKAKAEGGNVLVEGGVLEGEGYESGCYVKPAIVEAENHFEIVQHETFAPILYLMKYSGDVENAIEKQNGVAQGLSSAIMTNELKEAEKFLSYAGSDCGIANVNIGTSGAEIGGAFGGEKETGGGRESGSDAWKVYMRRQTNTINYSDELPLAQGIKFDL